Proteins encoded in a region of the Stieleria neptunia genome:
- a CDS encoding AI-2E family transporter yields the protein MNSEPSENSDDAPRDRDETSSTESADAQPPSGPEPVGGAATDAHAAPPGDESTPRTALEKLPSLARITSVIMLIAGILVVGLLFYKVMVGFFIPLFMAAALVVIFRPVNEWILKKLNGRRRTAAVATTSVILAIVLMPIVLLLTVAIGQLTGLVSRTDLDDLKAAFERGRTRLGLELQHADRFRRLDDLAGMLDQIDEPDLVRAQIKESKELITFLDQEVVGAAPTGETGELAQVHLNELSQVVSQLETIQESEDTAERIAVEERFHRGSVVASASIHSWMNAKLGGSFRTEVKLLTNPSEKDLAAAIRAAREYLQPRFVKLSGVTGKVVAQIAIGMLIMVISIYFFFVDGPAMVHTLMRLSPLDDSYELRLLGEFEKTSRAVVLASILSALVQGLLAAIAFFFCGFESFILLFMVTTVMALIPFLGAASVWVPCAIYLAAVDQRYGAAIFLAIYGAAIVSSIDNVIKAYVLHGHSELHPLVALLSVLGGVPVFGPIGILIGPMVVVFLQTLLEILNHELELREAPEQDAVAPGG from the coding sequence GTGAATTCAGAACCCTCCGAAAATTCCGATGACGCCCCCCGTGATCGAGACGAGACATCGTCAACCGAGTCCGCGGACGCCCAACCCCCTTCCGGTCCCGAGCCCGTCGGCGGTGCGGCAACCGACGCCCACGCGGCACCGCCCGGAGACGAGTCAACGCCACGGACGGCCTTGGAAAAACTGCCGTCCCTGGCGCGGATCACCTCGGTGATCATGTTGATCGCGGGAATCCTGGTTGTCGGATTACTGTTCTACAAGGTCATGGTGGGATTCTTCATTCCACTGTTTATGGCCGCGGCGTTGGTCGTCATCTTCCGACCGGTCAACGAGTGGATTCTGAAGAAACTGAACGGCCGACGACGCACCGCAGCCGTTGCGACGACGTCGGTGATTCTGGCGATCGTGTTGATGCCGATCGTCTTGCTCTTAACCGTGGCCATCGGGCAATTGACGGGGTTGGTCAGCCGAACGGACTTGGACGATTTGAAAGCGGCATTTGAGCGAGGCCGAACCCGGCTGGGGCTTGAACTTCAACACGCCGACCGGTTCCGCCGACTCGACGATCTGGCCGGCATGCTGGACCAGATCGACGAGCCTGATTTGGTCCGAGCACAGATCAAAGAGTCAAAGGAGCTGATCACCTTTCTGGATCAAGAAGTGGTCGGCGCCGCCCCGACGGGTGAAACCGGCGAACTTGCGCAAGTCCACTTGAATGAACTCAGCCAGGTCGTCTCGCAGTTGGAAACGATTCAAGAATCAGAAGACACGGCCGAACGCATCGCCGTCGAAGAACGTTTTCATCGTGGATCCGTGGTCGCATCGGCGTCGATTCACTCCTGGATGAATGCCAAATTGGGTGGATCCTTTCGAACCGAAGTCAAACTGTTGACCAATCCGAGTGAAAAGGACTTGGCCGCGGCGATCCGCGCGGCAAGGGAGTACTTGCAGCCACGCTTCGTCAAACTGTCCGGGGTGACGGGAAAAGTCGTCGCGCAAATCGCCATCGGCATGTTGATCATGGTGATCTCCATTTACTTCTTCTTCGTCGACGGGCCGGCGATGGTCCACACGCTGATGCGGCTCAGTCCACTCGACGACTCCTATGAACTGCGACTGCTGGGCGAGTTTGAAAAGACCAGTCGTGCGGTCGTGTTGGCCAGCATCTTGAGCGCACTGGTGCAGGGACTGCTCGCCGCGATCGCATTCTTCTTTTGCGGATTCGAATCATTCATCCTGCTGTTCATGGTCACCACCGTGATGGCCCTGATTCCGTTTTTGGGCGCCGCATCGGTCTGGGTGCCCTGCGCCATCTACCTGGCTGCAGTCGACCAACGCTACGGAGCGGCAATCTTTTTGGCCATCTATGGCGCCGCGATTGTTTCCTCGATCGACAACGTGATCAAAGCCTATGTGTTGCACGGTCACTCCGAATTGCATCCACTGGTCGCGCTGCTGAGCGTGCTGGGAGGCGTCCCCGTGTTCGGCCCGATCGGAATCCTGATCGGCCCGATGGTCGTCGTGTTCCTGCAAACCCTGCTCGAAATCCTCAACC
- a CDS encoding DUF6690 family protein has protein sequence MPSLRLKLTALLAAAAVGPYVATETEMGRQTMSTVGSLFDGASSAVDELSGLAPGISTNEEVRTSGYANHSHYEVEKLRQVRADRYRYDSELARKLGAIPEDPDAEPTLSGYQVKDLREVMRFDIGPEWVVNRFSRVSTVLADLNLKGLRVPVVTGIRADDVAGTLTFYFDYSDRLQRLTFHGFTGDPRRFSETMTGYYGLQREPALEAGAFTKRWNGRPVHFMRLTHAPVVYSDAIHQKYTVFLELNQPDLAYGISAEARRIVISDRQTGRW, from the coding sequence ATGCCATCGCTCCGCCTAAAACTCACCGCCCTGCTCGCCGCTGCCGCCGTCGGCCCGTATGTCGCGACGGAGACCGAGATGGGGCGTCAGACGATGTCCACGGTCGGCTCGCTCTTCGACGGTGCATCGTCGGCCGTCGACGAATTGTCGGGTCTCGCGCCCGGTATCTCGACCAACGAAGAGGTCCGAACCAGCGGCTACGCCAACCATTCACATTATGAAGTCGAAAAGCTGCGGCAAGTCCGTGCGGATCGCTATCGCTATGATTCCGAACTGGCGCGAAAGCTGGGCGCCATACCGGAGGACCCCGACGCGGAGCCGACGCTGAGTGGTTATCAGGTCAAAGACCTCCGCGAAGTGATGCGATTCGATATCGGCCCCGAATGGGTCGTCAATCGATTCTCACGTGTCAGCACGGTGTTGGCGGATTTGAATTTAAAAGGCTTGCGTGTTCCGGTGGTGACCGGCATCAGGGCCGACGACGTGGCCGGAACGCTGACGTTCTATTTCGACTATTCCGATCGTTTGCAACGCTTGACGTTCCACGGATTCACCGGTGACCCGAGGCGTTTTTCCGAAACGATGACGGGCTACTACGGATTGCAACGCGAACCGGCATTGGAAGCCGGTGCCTTTACCAAGCGTTGGAACGGACGGCCGGTGCATTTCATGCGTCTGACGCACGCACCGGTGGTCTACAGCGACGCGATCCACCAGAAATACACGGTGTTCCTGGAATTGAACCAACCCGACTTGGCATACGGGATTAGCGCCGAAGCGCGCAGGATCGTGATTTCAGACCGCCAGACCGGTCGCTGGTAA
- a CDS encoding TolC family protein has translation MAETIGQRTDCVDALVCQIEPHSAALVATVDDVPAPLTLRSAEQLESSPMREISLPDALAIALENRSVLRDLGAGVLRVPGQVQSEYSESLQRLDPQESVEAALSAFDAQFYALGKWQNNDRRFNNRFFGGGANAFKQDTHDYVFQLSKRTPTGAQFSVRSVTDYDANNATGNLTDSAWQTQLHAEARQPLLQGGGLQFNRIAGPAAAPGVYNGVLIAKVNSEITSAKFEQGVRDYVSNVINAYWDLYFAYRDADAKRDAMLRSEQTWKSYAAQKSSNRQSGAAEALAREQYYRFRSEYQDAVAGKPSMRTQNGNSSTGGAFAGVGGVQAAERRLRLILGLPISDGTLLRPSDDPSIARIDFDWQSISTEAVLLRSELQQQRLKIKQREMELLAAKNFLMPSLDFVTLYRLRGLDKNLGGSDSAISDLTSFDLQEYEASLELKLPVGFRQGHLAVRHAKLQVARERAILSEQQRQIIHDLTSMVAECDRAYAQVETNRNRYLAASDALAALETSQQAGMPINFDQLLDAQRRVSESQSRFYAALVEYTIATKNVHLEKGTLLRASDVLLIAESGSDGNEPPPASP, from the coding sequence ATGGCCGAGACGATCGGTCAGCGGACCGATTGTGTTGACGCCTTGGTCTGTCAAATCGAACCTCATTCAGCGGCCCTGGTCGCGACGGTTGATGACGTCCCGGCTCCATTGACGTTGCGCTCGGCCGAGCAACTCGAATCATCGCCGATGCGCGAGATCTCACTTCCAGACGCTTTGGCCATCGCATTGGAAAACCGCAGCGTGCTGCGAGACCTGGGCGCCGGCGTGTTGCGGGTTCCCGGCCAGGTGCAATCCGAATACAGCGAATCTCTGCAACGGTTGGATCCGCAAGAGAGTGTCGAAGCGGCCCTGAGTGCCTTCGACGCCCAGTTCTATGCCCTCGGGAAATGGCAGAACAATGATCGCCGATTCAACAACCGTTTCTTCGGTGGCGGTGCCAACGCGTTCAAGCAAGACACGCATGACTACGTGTTTCAGTTGAGCAAGCGGACGCCAACGGGAGCCCAGTTTTCTGTGCGAAGCGTCACCGACTACGACGCCAACAATGCGACAGGCAATCTGACCGACAGCGCCTGGCAAACCCAGCTGCATGCCGAAGCCAGACAGCCACTGCTGCAAGGCGGCGGTCTGCAATTCAATCGCATCGCGGGCCCTGCTGCCGCACCGGGTGTTTACAACGGCGTGTTGATCGCCAAGGTCAACAGCGAAATCACGTCGGCCAAGTTCGAACAGGGCGTTCGTGATTACGTCAGCAACGTGATCAACGCGTATTGGGATTTGTACTTTGCCTATCGCGATGCCGACGCGAAACGCGATGCGATGTTGCGTAGTGAACAAACCTGGAAGAGCTACGCGGCCCAGAAATCGAGTAATCGTCAATCGGGGGCGGCCGAAGCGTTGGCGCGGGAGCAGTACTACCGATTTCGTAGCGAGTACCAAGACGCCGTCGCCGGAAAGCCGTCGATGCGGACTCAGAACGGCAATTCGTCCACCGGGGGAGCGTTCGCGGGAGTCGGTGGCGTGCAGGCGGCTGAGCGGCGGTTGCGGCTGATTCTGGGGTTGCCGATCAGTGACGGAACGTTGCTTCGGCCGAGCGACGATCCTTCGATCGCAAGAATCGACTTTGACTGGCAATCCATTTCCACCGAAGCCGTCTTGCTGCGAAGTGAATTGCAGCAACAACGATTGAAAATCAAACAACGCGAAATGGAACTGTTGGCGGCCAAGAATTTTCTGATGCCGTCACTGGATTTTGTCACGCTGTATCGACTTCGCGGTCTCGACAAAAACCTGGGCGGAAGTGATTCCGCGATCTCCGATTTGACCTCGTTCGACCTGCAGGAATACGAAGCCAGTCTGGAGCTGAAGTTGCCGGTGGGATTTCGGCAAGGCCATTTGGCGGTTCGGCATGCGAAATTACAAGTGGCCCGCGAACGGGCGATCTTGTCTGAACAACAGCGTCAAATCATTCATGACTTGACGTCGATGGTGGCCGAATGTGACCGGGCTTACGCGCAAGTCGAAACCAATCGCAACCGATACCTTGCCGCCAGCGATGCCTTGGCCGCATTGGAAACGTCTCAACAGGCCGGTATGCCGATCAATTTTGATCAACTACTTGATGCCCAACGGCGTGTCAGTGAATCGCAGTCACGGTTCTATGCCGCACTGGTCGAATACACGATTGCGACCAAGAACGTGCACTTGGAAAAGGGGACCTTGCTCCGCGCCAGCGACGTGCTGCTGATCGCCGAGTCCGGATCGGATGGAAACGAACCCCCGCCGGCTTCGCCGTGA